A genomic stretch from Pirellulaceae bacterium includes:
- a CDS encoding DcaP family trimeric outer membrane transporter, with product MPAGRPLIYRLPPLEFADRESIDLVALTRIQDVQQPEPAITFQDEAEYLDNLNDGFELNDGVENFNRDGAIESSGVPRNLIDDTFEGDRYNLELGNNFYAPPEDFSQGLVLYGKSIAMKVSGYVKVDLIHDFDPIGSKNLFDTTTIPVDALPRQNSRYQARQSRLNFDIRWPSTWGPVRMFVEGDFFNDQNYFRLRHAYGEVGNLILGKTWTTFTSMEAMPATLDFEGAVSSVTRRAAQVRWTQPLIGDWLTAAVSVENPEIRLELPDTVTPVTQTPDFIARIRWSPEWGQFQVAGVARQLGVQPENQEVREALGWGFNFTGALLLNDANKFYYQILFGDGIGSYRGLPDVALTGNQQKQASPLGTFGWMVGWKHEWTPQLTSNFTYSVSSINNLPGQVESDLKENTYLAANVIWNPIERMFMGVEYLFGTRENKNWERGEANRVQASFGFYLP from the coding sequence ATGCCAGCTGGCAGACCGTTGATCTATCGGTTGCCCCCGCTCGAATTCGCCGACCGTGAGTCGATTGATCTCGTTGCTCTTACTCGGATTCAGGATGTTCAGCAGCCTGAACCTGCGATCACATTCCAGGATGAAGCCGAATATTTGGATAACTTGAATGATGGTTTTGAACTGAATGATGGTGTCGAAAATTTCAATCGAGATGGCGCCATCGAGTCTTCTGGTGTTCCGCGAAATCTGATCGACGACACGTTCGAAGGCGATCGCTATAACCTTGAACTTGGCAATAACTTTTACGCGCCACCCGAAGATTTTTCGCAAGGTCTTGTGCTCTATGGCAAGTCAATTGCGATGAAAGTCAGCGGCTATGTCAAAGTTGATTTGATCCATGACTTTGATCCGATTGGATCGAAAAACTTGTTTGATACGACGACGATTCCAGTGGATGCGTTGCCTCGTCAGAACAGCCGCTATCAGGCGCGTCAATCCAGATTGAATTTTGACATCCGTTGGCCGTCGACTTGGGGCCCAGTGCGCATGTTCGTTGAGGGTGACTTTTTTAATGATCAAAACTACTTTCGATTGCGACACGCTTATGGTGAAGTCGGTAATTTGATTCTTGGCAAGACTTGGACGACTTTCACGAGTATGGAAGCGATGCCTGCCACGCTTGATTTTGAAGGTGCTGTGTCGTCGGTGACGCGGCGGGCCGCACAGGTTCGCTGGACACAGCCTTTGATTGGGGATTGGCTGACCGCCGCTGTGTCCGTTGAGAATCCCGAGATCCGATTGGAGCTTCCCGATACCGTCACCCCCGTCACACAAACACCCGACTTCATTGCTCGTATTCGGTGGTCACCCGAATGGGGGCAGTTTCAGGTTGCCGGAGTGGCACGCCAGTTAGGTGTTCAGCCAGAAAACCAGGAGGTTCGAGAGGCGCTGGGTTGGGGGTTCAATTTCACCGGTGCACTGCTCTTGAATGACGCGAATAAGTTCTATTACCAAATACTCTTTGGGGATGGTATCGGCAGCTATCGAGGATTGCCCGATGTGGCTTTAACGGGGAATCAACAGAAGCAGGCCAGTCCTTTGGGGACCTTTGGCTGGATGGTTGGTTGGAAACATGAGTGGACCCCCCAACTGACTTCGAACTTTACTTACAGCGTTAGCAGCATCAATAATCTACCGGGCCAAGTAGAGTCGGATTTGAAGGAGAATACCTATCTGGCGGCCAATGTGATCTGGAATCCGATCGAACGAATGTTCATGGGCGTTGAGTATCTGTTTGGAACTCGAGAAAACAAGAATTGGGAGCGTGGTGAGGCGAATCGGGTGCAGGCTAGTTTTGGCTTCTATCTTCCCTAG
- a CDS encoding DUF1080 domain-containing protein: MNWNRSWLLLVAVFYFGLPTVTRAADATKQEWIQLFNGKNLDGWRVKIRGHEVDDNFGDTFRVEDGLLTVSYDQYQKPFNQRFGHIFFNKPFSNYVIRVEYRFVGDQIDGGPGWAFRNSGIMLHGQSPESMKKGQDFPDSIEVQLLGGNGKNARTTANVCTPGTHIHFGDKLIKRHCNPSKSKTYHGDQWVTLEVEVREDELIKHIMDDKVVLEYTKPQKDNGELITGGYISLQSESHPVQFRKVEIRELKD; the protein is encoded by the coding sequence ATGAATTGGAATAGATCTTGGTTATTGCTTGTCGCGGTTTTTTACTTTGGACTTCCTACCGTCACTCGGGCGGCGGATGCCACGAAGCAGGAATGGATTCAGCTATTCAATGGAAAAAACCTGGACGGCTGGAGAGTGAAGATTCGTGGTCATGAAGTTGATGATAACTTTGGCGATACGTTCCGCGTTGAAGATGGCTTGCTTACTGTTTCGTATGATCAGTATCAGAAACCATTCAATCAACGATTTGGCCACATCTTTTTTAACAAGCCATTTTCGAACTATGTGATTCGCGTTGAGTATCGATTTGTTGGCGACCAAATAGACGGGGGACCCGGTTGGGCGTTTCGAAATAGCGGAATCATGTTGCACGGACAATCGCCTGAGTCGATGAAGAAAGGACAGGATTTTCCGGATTCGATCGAAGTGCAGTTGCTAGGTGGGAACGGAAAAAATGCACGAACGACCGCCAATGTTTGTACTCCAGGAACGCACATCCACTTTGGTGATAAATTAATCAAGCGTCATTGCAACCCGTCCAAGTCGAAGACGTACCATGGCGATCAATGGGTTACTTTGGAAGTCGAAGTTCGAGAGGATGAGTTGATCAAACACATCATGGACGACAAAGTGGTGCTCGAATACACCAAGCCACAAAAAGATAATGGAGAATTGATCACAGGTGGTTACATCTCGTTGCAATCCGAGAGTCACCCGGTTCAGTTTCGAAAAGTGGAAATCCGAGAGCTGAAAGACTGA
- a CDS encoding PQQ-binding-like beta-propeller repeat protein: MPRKLLPNRWLLMIVILGTTSWILTARGLTAAHPVLIQGNGQLAILAADGQYEWRMKWGGIHDVHRLPTGNIMVQQGAHKVVEINPATQKVVWSYDASVRNGNQGVPVEVHSFQPLADGSVMIAESGPARIIEVDREGKLLRQIKLKVDKPHSHHDTRLVRKLKSGNYLVCHENDGVVREYNGAEKVVWEYEVPLFGQPRKAGHGPEAYGNQLFSALRLDSGNTLIATGNGHRVLEVDPQGEIVWQVDQKELPGITLAWVTTLEVLPNGNYVIGNCHAGPGNPLLIEIEPKSKRVVWTFDHFDKFGNSAPNSQILGLPTAAVR, translated from the coding sequence ATGCCAAGAAAATTGTTGCCAAATCGATGGCTGCTCATGATCGTAATCCTTGGTACCACATCATGGATCCTGACCGCGCGGGGCTTGACAGCGGCGCATCCGGTACTCATTCAAGGAAACGGGCAACTGGCGATTTTGGCCGCGGATGGTCAGTATGAATGGCGGATGAAGTGGGGAGGAATTCATGATGTACATCGATTACCGACCGGCAACATCATGGTGCAGCAGGGTGCGCACAAAGTGGTCGAAATCAATCCAGCGACTCAAAAAGTCGTCTGGTCTTACGATGCTTCAGTGCGGAATGGAAACCAAGGAGTTCCTGTCGAAGTTCATTCGTTCCAACCCTTGGCGGATGGTTCTGTCATGATCGCTGAATCAGGTCCGGCGCGGATCATTGAGGTGGATCGTGAAGGTAAGTTGCTACGACAGATCAAATTGAAAGTTGACAAACCACATTCGCATCATGACACGCGTTTAGTGCGAAAACTGAAATCGGGAAACTACTTGGTTTGTCATGAGAATGACGGGGTCGTTCGCGAGTATAACGGTGCTGAGAAAGTCGTGTGGGAATATGAAGTGCCGCTGTTTGGTCAGCCTCGGAAAGCAGGGCATGGTCCCGAGGCCTACGGAAATCAATTGTTCTCCGCGCTGCGCCTTGATTCGGGAAATACGTTGATCGCCACTGGAAACGGCCATCGTGTGTTGGAGGTAGATCCTCAGGGAGAAATCGTCTGGCAGGTTGATCAGAAGGAATTGCCTGGGATCACGCTTGCTTGGGTGACAACCTTGGAGGTGTTACCGAATGGCAACTATGTGATCGGCAATTGTCATGCGGGGCCCGGCAATCCATTGCTGATTGAAATCGAACCTAAGTCAAAGCGAGTCGTTTGGACATTTGACCATTTTGACAAGTTCGGTAACTCAGCCCCAAATTCGCAGATCCTCGGATTGCCAACGGCTGCCGTTCGCTAA
- a CDS encoding RecQ family ATP-dependent DNA helicase: MATDSAPSPEEILRETFGHRTFRGQQLQIIERVLNQKHVMVIMPTGMGKSLCFQIPALINGHRSKKEASSLTLVISPLIALMKDQVDSLRTRGVDATFINSSLTRQDRLDRYARVGKGEYDLLYVTPERFRKSEFVDVIKKRNVQLLAVDEAHCISEWGHDFRPDYTRLQEFRELVGNPTTIALTATATPDVQKDIVRQLGLQPDEMQLYHEGIDRPNLDLNVTQVWGFDEKLQFIQTARERWTGSSIVYFTLIKTLDYFSERLRELEVPHLIYHGDLDRRRRKQLQEKFMNEPAHLVLATNAFGMGIDKEDIRMVIHADIPGSMESYYQEIGRAGRDGLPSECTLLYDDADLMTQMEFLGWSNPGAEFYQRVHDFLSHEREQVNAFGLEWLREKLHFKDKHDHRLETVISMLDRYGVINSMQTDQISVVRPLPVTLLDQDRLDEKLKRDQRKLYALVQYVKHEGDRKAFIHEYFGIE, from the coding sequence ATGGCTACCGATTCCGCTCCCTCCCCGGAAGAAATCCTGCGAGAAACATTTGGACATCGCACCTTTCGTGGCCAACAGCTCCAAATTATCGAACGAGTACTCAATCAAAAACACGTGATGGTCATCATGCCGACCGGTATGGGAAAATCTCTCTGCTTTCAGATCCCCGCGCTGATCAACGGTCACCGATCAAAAAAAGAAGCATCATCCCTTACGTTGGTCATTTCACCACTCATCGCGTTGATGAAGGACCAAGTGGATTCGCTCCGAACTCGTGGCGTGGATGCCACGTTCATTAATTCCTCCTTGACCCGCCAGGATCGACTCGACCGATATGCTCGCGTCGGCAAAGGCGAATACGATCTTCTTTACGTGACCCCGGAACGTTTTCGAAAATCTGAATTCGTCGACGTCATTAAAAAACGTAACGTGCAGCTCCTAGCTGTCGACGAAGCCCATTGCATCAGTGAATGGGGACATGACTTTCGCCCCGACTACACACGTTTGCAAGAGTTCCGTGAACTGGTGGGCAATCCGACCACCATCGCTTTGACGGCAACAGCCACTCCCGACGTTCAAAAAGACATCGTCCGCCAACTGGGTCTGCAACCGGACGAAATGCAACTTTATCATGAGGGAATCGATCGCCCGAATCTCGACTTAAATGTCACGCAAGTCTGGGGCTTCGACGAAAAACTGCAATTCATCCAAACAGCTCGAGAACGATGGACGGGCAGTTCAATTGTCTATTTCACCCTGATCAAAACGCTGGACTATTTCAGCGAGCGTCTGCGTGAACTCGAGGTCCCCCACTTGATTTACCATGGAGATTTAGACCGCAGACGCAGAAAGCAGCTGCAAGAGAAATTCATGAACGAGCCCGCACATCTGGTGCTGGCAACCAATGCCTTCGGCATGGGCATCGACAAAGAAGACATCCGCATGGTGATCCATGCCGACATTCCCGGATCCATGGAATCGTACTATCAAGAAATCGGACGCGCCGGACGAGACGGCCTGCCCTCAGAGTGCACTCTGCTCTACGATGACGCCGATTTAATGACTCAAATGGAATTCCTCGGCTGGAGTAATCCCGGAGCCGAATTCTATCAGCGTGTTCACGACTTTCTCTCGCACGAACGAGAACAAGTCAACGCGTTTGGACTGGAGTGGCTGAGAGAAAAACTGCACTTCAAAGACAAACATGACCATCGACTGGAAACCGTCATTTCAATGCTTGATCGCTACGGCGTTATTAACAGCATGCAGACCGATCAAATCTCCGTTGTTCGGCCGCTTCCAGTGACTCTGCTCGACCAAGATCGGCTTGACGAAAAACTCAAGCGAGATCAACGCAAGTTGTACGCACTGGTTCAATACGTTAAGCACGAAGGCGATCGCAAAGCATTCATTCACGAATACTTTGGGATCGAATAA
- a CDS encoding prolyl oligopeptidase family serine peptidase: protein MPKLFLTATFVLLSCCGLLPSSEAAEQPRIDRASLEPHWFDDDSRFWYENKRLSGGHEFIVVDALQGIRKPAFDHQRVGTAMAKALGEKIDSKRLPIQQIEFLPNDKIRLIGRKGEWILDQSNHVLTTTADATPQQIRSLPFNRRRRPSRRTGPETEIRFHNERKQTVELFWIDSSGEQHSYGKVEPEQSYSQHTYAGHVWLVSDLDGSTVAVFEAVKKPSDARIDNRPPDLSAEPRPTKSRPDQRSQRRTGVSPQRKHSVESRDHNLWLVDKDDQAVQLTTNGSAENSWQRDTARARGVQMRYSLQDSEPKSADLRWSPDSKRFVALQTKSATERRVHLIESSPRDQLQPKLHSYPYLKPGDEIPTPRLGLFDVERAKQIELRNDLFDRPFAIRDVRWAPDSKSFTFQYNQRGHQLFRVIRVDAVTGDVTPIVNEECDTFFDYAGKLHLQFLDDTGELIWMSERDGWNHLYLIDSYNGAIKSQITSGDWVVRGVDRVDTDQRKIWFRLGGFHPDQDPYHVHFARINFDGSDLVLLTESDGTHQIDYSPQGKYLIDKWSRVDCAPVHELRRVLDGSLICELERSDTSEFEAVGQRLPIRFVAKARDGETDIYGIVHWPRNFDANQTYPIIENIYAGPHSAHVPKKFRTSYHHQQEIADRGFVVVQIDGLGTSHRSKQFHDVCWKNLADAGLPDRILWIRALAEKYDCLDSSRVGIYGGSAGGQNALAALLSHGDFYQVAVADCGCHDNRMDKIWWNELWMSWPIGPHYEEQSNVTNAHRLNGKLLLIVGELDRNVDPASTLQVVNALIKADKDFDFLLVPGGGHGIAEGPYGRRRRADFFVKHLRPSNP from the coding sequence ATGCCGAAGCTGTTTCTTACTGCAACGTTCGTATTGCTTTCCTGTTGCGGTCTACTTCCATCGAGTGAAGCAGCCGAACAGCCTCGTATCGATCGAGCTTCGCTCGAGCCTCACTGGTTCGACGATGACTCAAGGTTCTGGTACGAAAATAAGCGGCTCAGCGGCGGACATGAATTCATCGTCGTGGATGCACTTCAAGGCATTCGGAAACCGGCTTTTGATCATCAGCGAGTCGGCACGGCCATGGCGAAAGCTCTCGGTGAGAAAATTGATTCAAAACGTCTTCCGATCCAGCAGATCGAATTTCTGCCGAACGACAAAATTCGTCTGATCGGGCGAAAAGGCGAATGGATCCTCGACCAATCGAACCATGTTTTGACGACAACAGCCGATGCAACACCCCAGCAAATCCGCTCGCTGCCGTTTAACCGCCGCCGTCGGCCTAGCCGACGGACGGGCCCGGAAACGGAAATCCGATTCCACAATGAACGTAAACAAACCGTTGAACTTTTCTGGATTGATTCATCAGGCGAACAACACAGCTACGGCAAAGTAGAACCCGAACAATCCTACAGCCAACACACTTATGCCGGACATGTCTGGCTAGTATCCGACCTTGATGGTTCGACAGTCGCTGTTTTCGAAGCAGTGAAGAAGCCAAGCGATGCACGGATTGACAACCGCCCACCGGATCTTTCAGCGGAGCCTCGTCCGACAAAATCACGTCCCGATCAACGATCTCAACGGCGAACAGGAGTCTCTCCCCAGCGAAAGCACAGCGTCGAATCACGCGATCACAATTTATGGCTCGTTGATAAAGATGATCAAGCCGTTCAACTAACGACGAATGGCTCTGCAGAGAACAGTTGGCAACGCGACACAGCGCGAGCTCGTGGCGTACAAATGCGATACTCACTGCAAGACTCCGAACCCAAGTCAGCCGATCTTCGTTGGTCACCCGATTCAAAACGATTTGTAGCACTTCAGACCAAGTCGGCAACGGAACGACGGGTGCATCTCATTGAATCTTCACCCCGTGATCAGCTTCAGCCAAAACTCCACTCTTATCCCTACTTGAAGCCAGGCGACGAGATACCAACACCGCGGCTGGGGCTTTTCGATGTTGAGCGGGCAAAACAGATTGAACTACGAAATGATTTATTCGATCGCCCTTTCGCCATTCGCGATGTTCGCTGGGCACCAGACAGCAAGAGTTTCACTTTCCAATACAATCAACGGGGACACCAACTGTTTCGAGTAATCCGAGTCGACGCAGTCACGGGTGACGTCACTCCAATTGTAAATGAAGAATGCGATACATTTTTTGACTACGCGGGCAAGTTGCACTTGCAGTTCCTGGACGACACGGGTGAACTGATTTGGATGTCAGAACGAGATGGCTGGAATCATCTTTATCTGATTGACTCGTACAACGGAGCGATCAAATCACAAATCACAAGTGGCGATTGGGTCGTCCGAGGCGTTGATCGGGTCGACACCGACCAACGGAAAATCTGGTTTCGTTTGGGTGGTTTCCATCCTGATCAAGACCCTTACCATGTCCATTTTGCTCGCATCAATTTTGACGGTTCTGACCTGGTGCTCTTAACCGAGAGCGATGGAACTCACCAGATTGACTATTCGCCTCAAGGCAAATACTTGATCGACAAATGGTCGCGTGTCGACTGTGCTCCTGTTCATGAATTGCGTCGAGTTCTCGACGGCAGCTTGATTTGTGAGCTTGAGAGATCCGACACAAGTGAATTCGAGGCAGTCGGGCAGAGGTTACCAATACGTTTTGTCGCCAAAGCGCGAGACGGTGAAACCGATATCTACGGGATCGTTCATTGGCCACGCAATTTCGACGCGAATCAGACTTATCCCATCATCGAAAATATTTATGCCGGACCACACAGCGCCCACGTCCCCAAAAAGTTCCGCACATCTTACCATCATCAACAAGAAATCGCAGATCGAGGATTTGTGGTTGTACAGATAGACGGCTTAGGCACCTCGCATCGCTCCAAGCAATTCCATGATGTCTGCTGGAAAAACCTCGCTGATGCAGGCCTACCGGATCGAATCCTTTGGATTCGTGCGTTAGCTGAAAAATACGACTGTCTCGACAGCTCACGGGTCGGAATTTACGGCGGGTCGGCGGGTGGCCAAAATGCGCTCGCAGCGTTATTATCACACGGCGATTTCTACCAAGTCGCCGTGGCAGACTGTGGTTGCCATGACAACCGCATGGACAAAATCTGGTGGAATGAATTATGGATGAGTTGGCCGATTGGCCCTCATTATGAGGAACAATCTAACGTAACCAACGCCCACCGGCTGAACGGGAAACTGCTCCTAATCGTTGGCGAGCTGGATCGCAATGTCGACCCCGCATCAACGTTACAAGTGGTTAATGCCCTGATCAAAGCAGACAAAGACTTCGACTTTCTCCTCGTTCCCGGGGGAGGTCATGGCATCGCGGAAGGCCCTTACGGTCGTCGCCGTCGAGCGGACTTTTTTGTCAAGCATTTGAGACCATCGAACCCCTGA
- a CDS encoding sigma-70 family RNA polymerase sigma factor: protein MTRNQHQPTSDRQEKFLCAKAAAPDRLGPLLELYRRYLFLLADLRLDAKLRARISPSDIVQETMLEAHRDFHQFRGQTESEFICWLKRILTNNLARTIEMHVTAAKRDIRREVSLDQHNKSVDPASIQRCTAITCSEEIPSVQAERRENAQFLNDAINELPIQYRKVLQLRSLQGCSFNEVAEQMSRSVPAAKMLWARAFKQLQQRFER, encoded by the coding sequence ATGACCCGAAACCAACATCAGCCAACATCCGATCGGCAAGAGAAGTTTTTGTGTGCCAAAGCCGCCGCACCTGATCGACTAGGGCCCCTGTTGGAGCTCTATCGACGGTACCTTTTTCTCCTGGCAGACCTTCGGTTAGATGCCAAATTGCGAGCTCGAATCAGCCCTTCGGATATCGTTCAAGAAACGATGCTCGAAGCCCATCGCGACTTCCATCAGTTTCGCGGTCAGACAGAAAGTGAATTCATCTGCTGGCTCAAACGAATTCTTACCAACAATTTAGCACGCACAATCGAAATGCATGTAACCGCAGCCAAGCGAGACATTCGGCGTGAGGTGTCACTGGATCAACATAACAAAAGTGTTGATCCGGCGAGCATCCAGCGTTGCACCGCCATCACCTGCTCAGAAGAAATTCCCAGTGTTCAAGCCGAGCGTCGCGAAAACGCACAGTTTCTGAATGACGCGATTAACGAATTACCAATACAATATCGTAAAGTCTTGCAACTCCGAAGTCTGCAGGGCTGCAGTTTCAATGAAGTTGCTGAGCAAATGAGCCGCTCGGTGCCTGCTGCGAAAATGCTCTGGGCTCGTGCCTTTAAGCAGCTCCAACAGCGTTTCGAGCGATAG
- a CDS encoding cation:proton antiporter yields MDQSLIYDLLVILSAGLLAGLACKHFRIPTLIGYMLVGVLVGGGGTQLIRERSHDIELLSEIGVFLLLFAIGLEFSLGELVKLGRHLLVGGSVQMLLVSVPVAWLLNWNGFSWQTSALLGAAVAFSSTVLVFKTLSEWGRSSSSSGRRAIGILLFQDVALIPLLLVIPLIAGQNDQPGTTEYLALATKSLLFVSSVTLMRWGLSRWLIPALTSFRSPDVVVLASIVILGGVTLASYRMGLPPAVGAFAAGLMLNGNRWTEQIDALVLPFRETFTAIFFVSLGMLLEPKTVIQQPVFFLVGLTSLIIIKAVAATIALRLTALPWSLSIRMGFGLAHVGEFAFAIVTIALKEGLVPEEKAQQFVAISLVSLMLSPILLTLALRGRDTAQKQIEKEQPIREIKSRNAIVIGMGPIGRQLASQLETSGYDACLIDRSPLNLQQFAQQGFRTIVGDATDPGTLERANADQVGIVVISIAVDSEAVAVVRELRQVNRSCEVFVRCRFQSNVQPLKNLGVRYVVSEETQALDAMSQLLLTAFSRA; encoded by the coding sequence ATGGACCAATCACTTATTTACGACCTGCTCGTCATTCTGTCCGCCGGTTTGCTCGCCGGTTTAGCCTGCAAGCATTTTCGCATCCCGACTTTGATTGGCTACATGCTTGTCGGAGTCTTGGTAGGAGGGGGCGGAACCCAACTGATTCGGGAACGGAGTCACGACATTGAACTCCTCTCGGAAATTGGCGTCTTCCTTCTGCTATTCGCGATTGGATTGGAATTTTCTCTTGGTGAATTGGTCAAGCTTGGCCGCCACCTCCTGGTCGGTGGCAGTGTTCAGATGCTGCTCGTGAGTGTCCCGGTTGCTTGGCTGTTGAACTGGAACGGTTTTTCTTGGCAAACATCAGCCCTGCTGGGTGCCGCCGTCGCCTTCAGTTCGACCGTACTCGTCTTCAAGACACTTTCGGAATGGGGACGCTCCAGCTCGTCATCGGGAAGACGGGCAATCGGGATTCTACTGTTTCAAGACGTCGCGCTGATTCCACTGCTGTTGGTCATCCCCTTGATCGCTGGCCAAAATGATCAACCTGGAACGACCGAATACCTCGCCTTAGCGACCAAATCTCTCTTGTTTGTCAGCTCAGTGACTTTGATGCGATGGGGTCTATCCCGATGGCTGATCCCAGCGTTGACAAGTTTTCGAAGTCCGGATGTCGTGGTATTGGCCAGCATCGTCATTCTCGGGGGTGTGACGCTTGCGTCCTATCGAATGGGACTGCCTCCTGCAGTCGGCGCTTTCGCCGCGGGACTCATGTTGAATGGTAATCGGTGGACCGAACAAATCGATGCTTTGGTGCTTCCATTCCGAGAAACTTTCACCGCAATCTTCTTTGTCTCACTCGGCATGCTGCTGGAACCCAAAACCGTAATCCAGCAACCCGTTTTCTTCCTGGTGGGGCTGACATCATTAATTATCATCAAGGCGGTGGCCGCAACCATCGCACTCCGCCTGACTGCGTTGCCCTGGAGCCTTTCGATTCGCATGGGATTCGGCCTCGCTCATGTGGGCGAGTTTGCTTTTGCAATCGTCACCATCGCACTCAAAGAGGGATTAGTCCCGGAAGAAAAGGCGCAACAATTTGTCGCCATCTCACTTGTCTCCTTGATGCTCTCGCCCATTCTGTTGACACTCGCGTTGCGAGGAAGGGACACAGCACAAAAACAAATAGAAAAGGAACAGCCGATCCGAGAAATTAAAAGTCGCAACGCGATCGTAATTGGCATGGGGCCAATCGGCCGTCAACTCGCCTCGCAGCTAGAAACATCAGGTTATGACGCCTGCCTGATCGACCGCAGCCCACTGAATCTACAACAGTTCGCACAACAAGGATTCCGCACTATCGTCGGTGACGCCACCGATCCAGGCACGCTGGAACGGGCGAATGCCGATCAGGTAGGAATTGTGGTCATTAGCATCGCGGTCGATTCAGAGGCCGTCGCGGTTGTACGCGAACTGCGCCAGGTCAACCGCAGTTGTGAAGTTTTCGTCCGCTGCCGATTCCAATCCAACGTACAACCGCTCAAAAACCTGGGTGTTCGATACGTTGTCAGCGAAGAAACGCAAGCTCTCGATGCGATGAGTCAACTGTTGCTCACGGCTTTCAGCCGAGCTTAG